Proteins from a single region of Hymenobacter aquaticus:
- a CDS encoding aldo/keto reductase, which translates to MSTIKKVALGSQGLDVPVEGLGCMGMTAGVNGMSVYGAADEAESVATIHRALELGINLLDTADLYGPLLNERLVGRAIAGRRQEVVLATKFGFEVDDHEAWTGGYNGRPEYVRKSIERSLRNLGTDYVDLYYLHRLDPNTPIEDTVGAMSRLVAEGKVRFLGLSEVNADVLQRAHQVHPITALQTEYSLFDRGVEEDGMLQVTRAMGIGFVGYSPLGRGFLSGDIKSPDDFEANDSRRLFPRYQGENFYRNLALVEKLQALAQAKGVTAAQLALAWVLAQGVVAIPGTKRRKYLEQNVAAASLTLSPAELAELEAIMPVGSSAGAAYPAGF; encoded by the coding sequence ATGAGCACCATCAAGAAAGTAGCCCTGGGCAGCCAGGGTCTGGATGTACCCGTCGAAGGCCTGGGCTGCATGGGCATGACGGCCGGCGTGAACGGCATGAGCGTGTACGGCGCGGCCGACGAGGCCGAAAGCGTGGCCACCATTCACCGGGCCCTGGAGCTGGGCATCAACCTGCTCGACACAGCCGACCTCTACGGGCCCCTGCTCAATGAGCGGCTGGTGGGCCGGGCCATTGCCGGCCGCCGCCAGGAAGTCGTTCTGGCTACCAAATTTGGCTTTGAAGTCGATGACCACGAAGCCTGGACGGGCGGCTACAACGGCCGGCCCGAGTACGTGCGCAAGTCCATCGAACGGTCGTTGCGCAACCTGGGCACCGACTACGTGGACCTCTACTACCTGCACCGCCTCGACCCCAACACGCCCATTGAGGACACCGTGGGGGCCATGAGCCGGCTGGTGGCCGAAGGCAAAGTACGCTTCCTGGGGCTGAGCGAGGTGAATGCCGACGTATTGCAGCGCGCCCACCAGGTGCACCCCATCACGGCCCTGCAAACCGAGTATTCCCTTTTCGACCGGGGTGTGGAGGAAGACGGCATGCTGCAAGTTACCCGGGCCATGGGCATCGGCTTTGTGGGCTACTCGCCCCTGGGCCGCGGCTTTCTGTCGGGCGACATCAAAAGTCCCGACGACTTCGAGGCCAACGACTCGCGCCGGTTGTTTCCCCGCTACCAGGGCGAGAATTTTTACCGGAACCTAGCCCTGGTCGAGAAGCTGCAAGCCCTGGCCCAGGCCAAGGGCGTAACGGCCGCGCAGCTGGCTTTGGCCTGGGTGCTGGCCCAGGGCGTGGTAGCCATTCCGGGCACCAAGCGCCGCAAGTACCTGGAGCAGAACGTGGCGGCCGCCAGCCTGACGCTCAGCCCCGCCGAGCTAGCGGAGCTCGAAGCCATTATGCCGGTGGGCAGCTCGGCCGGGGCCGCGTATCCGGCAGGTTTTTAA